A single window of Gossypium hirsutum isolate 1008001.06 chromosome A10, Gossypium_hirsutum_v2.1, whole genome shotgun sequence DNA harbors:
- the LOC107896968 gene encoding ras-related protein RABA5c, with protein MSDDEGTGEDYLFKIVIIGDSAVGKSNLLSRYARNEFNPHSKATIGVEFQTQTMEINGKEVKAQIWDTAGQERFRAVTSAYYRGAAGALIVYDISRRTTFDSVGRWLDELKTHSDATVARILVGNKCDLETIRDVSVEEGKSLAEAEGLFFMETSALDSTNVNKAFELVIREIYNNVSRKVLNSDTQKAELTVNRVTLTETDGWKKTQNFSCCSR; from the exons ATGTCGGACGACGAAGGCACTGGAGAAGACTACCTTTTCAAGATTGTAATAATCGGGGACTCAGCCGTTGGCAAATCCAACCTCCTTTCCCGCTATGCCCGAAACGAATTCAACCCACATTCCAAAGCCACCATTGGAGTCGAGTTCCAGACCCAAACCATGGAAATCAATGGAAAAGAGGTTAAAGCTCAGATTTGGGACACTGCTGGTCAAGAAAGGTTCCGTGCCGTCACTTCTGCTTATTACAGAGGCGCTGCTGGTGCTCTTATTGTTTATGATATTAGCCGCCGCACCACCTTTGACAGTGTCGGCCGGTGGCTCGATGAACTCAAGA CTCATTCTGATGCGACTGTAGCAAGGATATTGGTCGGCAATAAATGTGACTTGGAAACTATCAGGGATGTGAGTGTTGAAGAAGGCAAAAGCCTTGCTGAAGCAGAAGGGTTGTTTTTCATGGAAACATCGGCTTTAGATTCAACAAAtgtcaacaaggctttcgagttAGTTATACGAGAAATTTACAACAATGTCAGCAGGAAGGTCCTGAATTCGGATACTCAAAAAGCTGAATTAACCGTAAACCGGGTAACCCTTACCGAAACTGATGGGTGgaagaaaacccaaaatttttCTTGCTGTTCCAGGTGA